From Myxocyprinus asiaticus isolate MX2 ecotype Aquarium Trade chromosome 49, UBuf_Myxa_2, whole genome shotgun sequence, a single genomic window includes:
- the LOC127438103 gene encoding persephin, translating to MRSLLKITVLLFCVQAGEGHWLRALLEDQGKTDSPKSELRDEEKRGGESEEKEGSERHLKRVVRLPRSVESPCALHSILLQVRELGLGYDSDETVLFKYCSGTCPRLATNHDLTLTNLLLSGVLKYTGHWHHQPCCRPTHHEDMAFLDNNHRWHKVEKLAAAACVCMG from the exons ATGCGTTCATTGCTTAAGATCACCGTTCTGCTGTTTTGCGTTCAAGCAGGAGAAGGACATTGGCTCAGGGCACTACTAG AAGACCAAGGTAAGACTGACTCCCCAAAGTCGGAACTCCGTGATGAAGAGAAAAGAGGAGGTGAGAGTGAAGAAAAGGAGGGCTCTGAGAGGCACTTGAAAAGGGTGGTGCGGTTGCCCCGCAGTGTTGAGTCCCCATGCGCTCTGCACTCCATCCTCCTTCAGGTGCGAGAACTCGGGCTGGGCTACGACTCGGACGAGACGGTGCTGTTTAAGTACTGCAGCGGGACCTGCCCTCGCCTTGCCACCAACCACGATCTGACACTCACCAACCTGCTGCTGAGTGGCGTCCTGAAATACACCGGCCACTGGCATCACCAGCCCTGCTGTCGCCCCACTCACCATGAAGACATGGCCTTCCTTGACAACAACCACCGCTGGCACAaagtggagaaactcgctgccgctGCATGTGTCTGTATGGGGTAG